One Paramisgurnus dabryanus chromosome 8, PD_genome_1.1, whole genome shotgun sequence DNA window includes the following coding sequences:
- the serpinh1b gene encoding serpin H1b, giving the protein MWVSSLIALCLVAVAVSGEDKKLSSHATSVADSSANLAFNLYHNVAKEKNLDNILISPVVVASSLGVVAMGGKSSTASQVKTLLKADSLKDEHLHTGLSELLTEVSDPEARNVTWKISNRLYGPSSVSFADDFVKNSKKHYNYEHSKINFRDKRSAISSINEWAAKSTDGKLPEVTKDVKNTDGAMIVNAMFFKPHWDEKFHHKMVDNRGFLVTRSFTVSVPMMHRTGLYDFYDDTENRLYVLSMPLAHKKSSMVFIMPYHLEPLERLEKLLTRKQVDTWVSKLEEKAIAVSLPKVSMEVSHDLQKHLGELGLTEAVDKSKADLSNISGKKDLYLANVFHASSLEWDTEGNPFDTSIYGSEKIRNPKLFYADHPFIFLVKDNKTNSILFIGRLVRPKGDKMRDEL; this is encoded by the exons ATGTGGGTATCCAGCCTTATTGCTCTGTGCCTCGTGGCCGTAGCCGTGTCTGGTGAAGACAAGAAGCTGAGCAGCCATGCGACCTCAGTGGCAGACTCAAGCGCTAACCTCGCCTTCAACCTCTACCACAATGTCGCCAAAGAGAAGAACCTCGATAACATCCTCATCTCTCCTGTGGTGGTGGCTTCCTCTTTGGGCGTGGTTGCCATGGGCGGCAAATCTTCCACCGCCTCGCAGGTGAAGACCCTCCTGAAGGCCGACTCCCTGAAGGACGAGCACCTGCACACAGGTCTGTCCGAGCTTCTCACTGAGGTGAGCGACCCGGAGGCCCGTAACGTCACGTGGAAGATTAGCAACAGGCTGTACGGCCCCAGCTCCGTCAGCTTTGCCGACGACTTTGTCAAGAACAGCAAGAAGCACTACAACTACGAACACTCGAAGATCAACTTCCGCGACAAGAGAAGCGCCATCAGCTCCATCAATGAATGGGCCGCCAAGTCAACCGACGGCAAGCTGCCGGAAGTCACCAAAGATGTGAAAAACACAGATGGGGCTATGATCGTCAACGCCATGTTCTTCAAAC CCCACTGGGATGAGAAGTTTCACCACAAGATGGTTGACAATCGTGGTTTCCTGGTTACTCGCTCCTTCACGGTTTCTGTTCCCATGATGCACCGTACAG GTCTCTATGATTTTTACGATGACACAGAGAACAGGCTGTATGTGTTGAGCATGCCTTTGGCACATAAGAAGTCCAGCATGGTTTTCATTATGCCCTACCATTTGGAGCCTCTGGAGAGACTGGAGAAACTGCTTACTCGCAAACAGGTGGACACCTGGGTCAGCAAACTTGAGGAGAAAGCTATCGCCGTCTCTTTGCCTAAAGTTAGCATGGAAGTCAGCCATGACCTTCAG AAACATCTCGGAGAGCTTGGTCTTACTGAGGCTGTGGACAAATCTAAGGCAGACCTGTCCAACATTTCTGGAAAGAAGGATCTCTACCTTGCCAATGTCTTCCACGCTTCCTCACTCGAGTGGGACACTGAGGGAAATCCTTTTGATACCAGCATTTACGGCAGTGAGAAGATCAGGAACCCCAAGCTTTTTTACGCTGACCATCCATTCATTTTCCTTGTTAAAGACAACAAGACCAACTCCATCCTTTTTATTGGCAGGCTAGTACGACCCAAAGGTGATAAAATGAGAGATGAATTGTAG